A single region of the Vicia villosa cultivar HV-30 ecotype Madison, WI linkage group LG4, Vvil1.0, whole genome shotgun sequence genome encodes:
- the LOC131598786 gene encoding mitogen-activated protein kinase kinase 9, which produces MALVRRRHPNLRLPEISDHRPRFPVPLPPNIYKQSSSTGSDTLAPGDFEKLAVLGHGNGGTVYKVRHKVTSTIYALKVSHNDSDPTTRRRTLAEINILRRATDCPNIVKFHGSFEKPTGDIAILMELMDSGSLETALKTNGTFSEPKLASVAREVLNGLSYLHARNIAHRDIKPSNILVNNKNEVKIADFGVGKIMGRTLEACNSYVGTCAYMSPERFDPEVYGGNYNGFSADIWSLGLTLFELYVGHFPFLQSGQRPDWAMLMCAICFSDPPSLPDSASPEFRDFVECCLKKESGERWTAAQLLTHPFLCKDMDSC; this is translated from the coding sequence ATGGCGCTCGTCCGCCGCCGCCATCCCAATCTCCGTCTTCCAGAAATCTCCGACCACCGTCCTCGTTTCCCTGTCCCCCTTCCTCCCAACATCTACAAACAATCATCCTCCACCGGCTCTGACACCCTTGCTCCCGGTGACTTCGAGAAACTCGCCGTCCTCGGTCACGGCAACGGCGGCACCGTTTACAAAGTCCGCCACAAAGTCACTTCCACCATCTACGCTCTAAAAGTCAGCCACAACGACTCCGACCCCACCACGCGCCGCCGCACACTAGCAGAAATCAACATCCTCCGCCGCGCCACCGATTGTCCCAACATCGTTAAATTCCACGGCTCCTTCGAGAAACCCACCGGCGACATCGCGATTCTCATGGAGCTCATGGACTCCGGCAGCCTGGAAACCGCTCTCAAAACAAACGGAACATTCTCGGAACCAAAACTCGCCTCAGTGGCGCGTGAAGTTCTCAACGGGTTATCGTATCTCCACGCGCGTAACATCGCGCACCGTGACATTAAACCTTCGAACATCCTCGTTAACAACAAAAACGAGGTTAAGATTGCAGATTTTGGTGTTGGTAAGATAATGGGTCGCACGCTTGAAGCATGCAACTCTTACGTTGGCACGTGTGCTTATATGAGTCCGGAGCGGTTTGACCCGGAAGTTTATGGCGGGAACTATAACGGTTTTTCAGCTGATATATGGAGTTTGGGTTTAACACTATTTGAACTTTATGTGGGTCATTTCCCGTTTCTTCAATCGGGTCAACGACCCGATTGGGCTATGCTGATGTGCGCGATTTGCTTCTCCGATCCACCGAGTTTGCCTGATTCCGCTTCACCGGAGTTTCGAGACTTTGTTGAGTGTTGTCTTAAAAAGGAATCCGGTGAGCGGTGGACGGCGGCTCAGTTATTGACCCACCCGTTTTTGTGTAAAGATATGGATAGTTGTTAA